TTCCGCAGCACTCTGGTCTTCACCCGATGCCGCTTGTCGGGAAGGATGGTCATTTTGATGTAGGGGTCAGAGCCCTGGGTTTGGTCATCCATCACTGGCAGCCCATGAGCCTCCTGGATTGTCACCACCAGGGCTTTTTTTGGGAAGTTATAGTCCACTGAGAAGGTGAGGGATCCTAGCATGACATCCTCCTCTGGAGATGATGGAGAAGTGGTTTTGCTCTCCCCGGGGGTCAGGCTCGCAATGGGGCTCCTCAGTTCTTCCCCATAGTCCACTTTGATGGGTAATTGGTCTATACAAGATCCAGAGCTAGGACCCTTGTCTTGGCCCAGCAGGCCAGCCTCTGCTGCGTCCACCAACATGTTCCCGCGTCCACCTTCTCTCGCAGGGCCATCTTTGTCTCTCCGCACTTTGATGATTTTCTTCTTGTTGCTGAGGGTCTCTGGGTATATGCTGATGCCTTTGAGCATATGAATAAACTTGTATGGTGGGTTCTTGTGCTTCTTCTCTGCCTGCTGGTGGCAGCATGTCCAGACAAAGACGGTCACCGAGACACACACCACCAGCACAGAGGCCCCGATGAGGCCAGCGACCACTGGCGACACATCTGAAGGTGGAGACCAGAGACGTGTCAAGGCAGGTGGACCTCAACCCCTGCCCATTGCACCCCTGCTTAGTGCTTCTGGCTGGAGCCAAGCTAATCTGTAACCTAGTCTCCAAAGCAAAACTTGCTCATCTGGGCTTATGAACTTCTCCCCTCTCTTGGAGATTCCCTCACCCATCCTCTCCAACCAATCCACGGCTCTTCCTTTCCACCAAACATGGATGAAATACTTATCTTCTCTGGAAAGCCTCCCCTGAAGTGCCCCACCTGACTGCCTGTTCTTTTCTTGGCCTTCCCTCAGCACTTATGGTTTGCTCATATTGATTTGTGTTTCACATAAAGCCGCCCTATAGGTCGGCTACAGGTCGACTAAGGTGTTATAGGTCACCTTTTTACAGGAGAACCCATTTACCTCAACTGTTACACAAGGGTATGAACTGTGTCTGGTTTCAGGAGGATAGTCCACAGCATCCAGCACAGGGTTTGCAACAGTGGGCTTGTGTGGACTGACTGACAGGTAGGGTAGAAGGATGTGGGGTTGATTTTGGATGGTTTTGGTAGGGTGCCCAAGGGTGATAAAAGTAGGTGGGTGGTGAGAAGTAGAAGAACTCTGCGTCTAAGTACTTGAAATATGTTCCAAATTTCAGCTCCCAGGTATTTAAAATACttgtattttaagataaaataataaaataaaataaataaaataattaaaatacttgtgttttaagataaaataataaaatcttttagTATGAAATACAAGTATTTTAAATAGGGAGAAATAGGGACTGTGGAAAATGTCAGACCTTGTCACCTTCTTAGTAAGgttttccctgaccaccctatttaaaagTGTAAACTTTTCCACCCCTGAGACCCACACTTCCTGGCCCTGCTTAATTTTCTCTACATGTCTTGtcatgcttctctctctctctctctctcacacacatacacacacacacacacacaaacatacacaggcacacacatatacataagaatatatatacacacacacatataattttactatttattgtctgtcttcactagaatgtaagtttcatAAGGACAAGAATTGTGTCTGTTTAGCTCATTTCTGTATCCTCAGCACTAAAAACACCTAACAGgtacttaatatatatttgttaagtaaacaaataactaaacagaaacagatttttttccttcccctcctctagTCTTGTCTTTTCCTGCACAAATCGGGCCCCTGACTTAGATAATTAGGTTTGGGGATTTCCTCCCCCTTAAGTTCACTGAAGCCAAACTGGGTTTAGGCTTAAAGATCTAGATAAGGCCTATAGTTATCCATACTACTCATTAGGGTAAGTCTTGGGTAGGGCAggggaaataaggaaataaatgtgattttaGCATATTCCAGATTCTTCCTAGAACATCCTTTCACCAAGTATATGCCTGGCTCATGGTCTCACTCACTGAAGGCCTCTGTTCTAAACTTCATCTTATCAGAGAAGCATTTCCTGACTGCTCCAAGTAAGATGATATCCCgtttaccctgctttatttttcttcatagcacttattaccCCTGACATATAGTTGTCTGTCTTCCCTCACTAGGTAAGTGTAACAAGAATAGtgactgttttgttcactgctgtattcccaggTCCTAGAACCatgtggcacatagtaagtgttcaaatGAATTAGTCAATTCAAAACAGCTTCCactttaggagtttgggattagcagatacaaactactatatgtaaaagagataaacaacaagattctactatatagcacaggaaactatattcaatatcctgtaagaaaccataatagaaaagaatatgaaaaagaacattcttttatatagaaaatatataatcaaatCACTAttctgtacatcagaaactaacacaatattgtaaatcaactatacctcaataaaaaataaaaaacagcttCCACAGATTGGAAAAACAGGATGAGGTCAATATTATTACACATAACAGGGATAAATGTAAAATTCTATTTGCCCTTCAAAACCTATTGATAGGCAATGAGAGACCTTACTTGATGAGTGTGAGTAAAAATAACTTAGTAGTTTAGATGACAAAAATCTTGGAGTATAATTAGGCTGATTCTAACTTATATTATCAGTGCAATGTCCAGATCACAGGAGCGGTAGTATAATTTCATCTGCACTGGTCACGACACATATGGAGTATTCTATCTAGTACTGACAAGAATAAAAATTGCTATTTTTTGTGTACCTTTGTGATATCCCTGCCAGGCATCATGTTAGAGACTTTTCTCTCCGAAACAAATAACTCATTGAATAGGTACCATTAATATCCCCACTTTACAATTGAGGAAGCTGGGGACTCAGATCTACACTAGGCCACATAGTAGCAAATGGCAGTGATGGGATTTAAACCCTGGTCTATCTGACACCAGAATGTCTCTACATTATGGATAAGCAGGATAGTAGAGGGCCTGGAAACCATATCAAGTGAGGAGAGATTGAAGGAACTGGAGCTGAGGGGTCTGGGAATAATAACGTTCTTCAATTACTTAAGGCGTTTTGCTGGAAGAAGGTCTGATGGGATTTTACTTTGGAGGGCAGGTCTAACATAAGCATGTACAGGCTACAGGAAGACAGATTCTGACTCAATGAAAGAATCAAATTATTGTTAGAACTGCCTCTCAGTGGCCCAGATGGCTTCAGGAGGCAGTGAATCTCCATTTGAAAACTTTCAGAGATTGGATCACCTTAgtcaggcatatatatatatattttttttttgcggtacacaggcctctcactgttgtggcctctcccattgcggagcacaggctctggacgcgcaggttcagcggccatggctcacgggcccagccgctccgcggcatgtgggatcttcccggaccggggcacgaacccgtgtcccctgcatcggcaggcggactctcaaccactgcgccaccagggaagcccaggcatattctaaaaaagatttctttaatgAGGATTGGAATAAACGTCTCTGAAATTCTTTCTACCTCAAACATTCCATGGTTCTATGGAAGTTGGGACCAGGTAAGAAAAGAAGTggttacattttgaaatattaatatagATTAGGAGTAAAGGCATTTAACAAAGTAAACCAAGGTGGCTGTGTCCATGGCCATACTGAATAATAACAGCATTTATTTTCAGAGTATCAAGTGAAAGAAAAGCTGTTAGGGAGAGGTTTCACAAAATGGGAGCAGCCTTAGCTGTAAGCACCTTGAGAGTGGGCAGAAACAACACCCTGTTCATTTTTGAATCCCTGAATCTCTTGCATCTAacaggagctcagtaaatatttgcttgaACAATTGATTGGGTTCAGTTGTCAATCAGAATAGGCACAATTTGAAAAAGTGGCTCTCCATTCACCCATGAGGGACTTCCTGAAAATTGCTTGCTACCGATTAGTAAAACTGAATATTGATTGTCTCTATGAGAAGAGAAAAGCAGGGAACTACCAAGACAAGTATATTTTTGAGAATGATTTGAAAGGGAGTCTAAAGGCCTGGGATGGGAGACATCTGAGTGATCCTTTTGGCTCTACCATAGATTTACTCTGTGATCTTGAGAGATCCCCACTGTTGCTTACAGTGCCTCAACTTTTATTGCTAGAAAATAGAGGTGGAGCAGGTAAAAGAGAAGAAGGATTTTCATCTTTCAGGAggatagagaaggaaaaaaagagaaatggatgaATCCACTTGTGAATTACCTAGGCGATCTCCTCCGCCTTGTTTCCCACTTTTGTCCTACTGTCTTCTTCATTTTAGTATTTGTTaacccctgcctctctccccccacccccaagacagTGAACTAGAAAAATCAGAGATATTGTCTAGCTTTAGTCAAAAGCTTggtgggaaaaggaagttggaacTAAAAGCTGAAGTGAGTGTTTTCAAGTAGTAGTAAATTGCAGTGACCCATGCTGCTTGCTCCTTCTGTCCTCCAAGGTCATGGATAATTGAGTGTTGGCTTGGTGAATCTCTCAAGGGCTAGGGAGTTTGAAATGAAGTGCTCTGTGCGATGTGAAAAAGTCAGAAGTGGCAGTTCTCTGTAGAGGAGATCCTCTGTATGGATTTAAAGATCTGCAAGACACATCTGGGCGTTGTCCAATTCTCTCAGTCTCTGACCAGCCCTGCTTATTGACACTTCCTTTGCTAAAATAGCTTTTCCCTGTCAAGTAGGCCAGCGTGACACAGTAAAATGAGAATGAACTTTGGCATCAACTGGAAATTGGTTTAAATCCTAGCACTACCCTAACTAGTTTGTTTTACTTTAGCCAAGTTATTTTATCtcccttagcctcagtttcctcatctagcaaatatatataataatgaatACACTTGAGGATATTTGTAAggagtaaataaaatgtagtatgtaAGGGCCTGATAATTTCTTTTTCCACTAACATTCCCTCTACAGCATCTAACTTTCCAAGGACTCTGGAActgcaattaaaagaaaagaatatgttgGAAAGAAGgcataagaagaaaaagaaagagcaagaagaaaaatcatgagGTGCTCATGTGATGACAAAAGGGACATCTATTTTGGAAATTTAGGactcaaagaataaaaatgcagaaggtgaagtggaagaaagaaatataatcaaGATTTAGCCTTAGAGAATCAGTGCAAACAAGTAGTAAATGGGTGTGATCTGTCGTCTGTATACTTTCTCTGATCCGATGTCTTCTTCCTGGCATTGAGGGGATAGAGCACACTGGGTTCTGTTCATTTCCATAAACCTTTTACTTGGGAGTGAGAAAAGCCATTTCCTAGGTGGATTGTGGCCCCACCCTAAACACTGGAGTCTGGATGCTCAAACCTTCTGGATTGTCTGAGGGATAGAATCTCTTAAGGGAAAAGGAGGAACCCTAGGCTGACAGCAACTCTCACTGGCTTCTCCCATACAAACTGGGATAGAACTGAGGGAGAAACAaggtaattcttttttattttggagcCAGCAAAGCATAGCACAGGAAGTTTGCTACCCTAGCACATTTTGGAGGAATCCCCCAGAGGAAAAACTCGCTTCTAGAGCTTTTCTTTCCCATCTGCTTCCCTATTTTCTACCCCACTCTGCTCCAGGGAGTGTAACTGATCTTGGAGCCCGTAGGGTTGGGTCGGGGACCAGCAGCTCTGAGATGACGTAATGCTTTCTCTGGTACACAAAGCGGCCTCCCCGGGCTCTGCCTTTTTCGCCCCTCCCCCTCCGGCCTGGATCGGGCCCCCGCCAGCACCAGCGCGGGTGAGTCCCCCTTTTTGAAAAGCCAGCCTAGGGAAACAGGGAACAAAGGCCTGGGAAGAAGAGCCTAGGCGCTGCCAGGAGGCCCAGAAATAGACATCACGTCATCCCCCAGCCCAGCAGCGCCAAGCGCCATTTGGTAGCTACGGACGGATCCCATCATTACGATGCAGAATAGAAATTGCAGGGTTCACGTTTCCTCCTAGCCCCAGCATCCAGCTGACCGGCTTAAGGAGTGGCTTCCTTTTTgctccccacccccgcaccccTCTTTCCCCAGAGGCCGCCGCCTCCCCTGGCTGCCAGCCACACAGCCCACAGTCCCCAAGCTGCCATCTTGATGCCCCATCTCCcttgccacctccctcccccgcAGGCCTgaggagtgggagggggaggaaggggcaccGCCCTGCGTGCCCCAAGGGGGAGGGCTCGGGCTacctcacctctcctcccccagaaGGTGGGGTTCACATCCTCCTCAAGCTCTCTGCTTCTCACCTCCAGCAGTGCTGACAGCGCACCATACAAGGTTTTAGCATCCTGGACCTCCCCACCCTCGGTGTGGCTCTGGCCTTCTCAGCCCGTGCAGCCCATAGCTTAAGTTCGAGTGCCGTACACTGCCTGCTACCCACCACAGTAGGCCCGATTCTACCCACCACCACAGGCCTGATTCTAGAGGGGCTGGCACTTGAAGGCCCTGGTCTGGGCTTCACGCTCTGCCCAGCTGCTGGGCTCCCTTGGCTTTGCAACGGTTTCACCTACCCCAGGTTTAGTTTGCCAGATTCTACTTACCAAAGCTAGGTCGGATATTGGTGATCTCAGCCATGTCGTAATCAGAGGCTATTGCTATAAATGCTTTTGCAATGGTCAGACAACTCTGGGACCTCCGGTCAGTACGGAGGCCGCCGCTGCAGAGCGCTAGGTCAGGAGAAGGGGAAGGTATCTGGCGGACGCCTCCTGCGACGGTCTGGTCTCTGGTTGCCAGCTGCGGTCGCCTCTTAAGATGCTCCAGGGATGCTCTGAGCTAAGGAAGCAGGTGCAGCCAGACTGGTCCTGATGCGAGGTAGGCCCCGCCTTCCTCCGAACGGCCCTCGGCAGAAGACTCCGCCTCTGTCCGAAAAGTTCCGGAAGGCAAGCCCCGCCCTTTTCCGGAAGATCTCTGGGAGGGCACCCCTCCCATCGCCAAGATTTCCCGAGAATGAGACCCCGCCTACTGATGGGCTGTGGGTCTGTAAGGCTAAAACCCCGAGGCCTAAGGACAAGTGTAGGTACTTTACCGTATGAGATCCCCTAGATCTTGTGATTCCGGTTCCCTTGGCTTAATATAGCAGCAGAATGTTCTGGCaggattttggaaaaataaaattctatattgCCTGCATTTCAGTATTCGTTGCCTTTATTGTTATGCGTTTCTGAGACCACTAAAGATTATTATGGAAACTTTCTTAAACTTCAGAAGCTCTGATTAAAGACCAAACCTGGTGTTGGTTTCACAACTCTGaaaatttactgaaaataatttaattgtatAAGTAAAACGGATGGATTCTGTGATGTGTAAAttgaagctgtttttaaaaaagagtaaaaaagagTGCTAAAGTTAATCAGTGTTGGATATTTCTCTTCCAAAAGCTTCAAGTGCTTAGAACTGCTTAGGgaagtgagtgagtgagagagagagagagagagagagagagagcgccagCGAGCAAACCAACAGATCTGTGTATTCTGTAGTTTCAAAAGCAGGACACGAGTGAAACTCCAAGCTTCTAGAGATTTCCTTGACATTTGGAAGAGTTAGAATGATTCACCTAAGAGTCAGACTACTGGCGGTTATCTCCATGATTACATCAAGTTCATCATTTTTGGCTGTGGATACTTTCATCCTGTCGGATTCTGTTTACAGACAGAATCAggtcaaataaattatttaaatgcataaatatttgttgatggttCACCTGTAAGGTGAGAGAGTTGAATGTATTTTTTCAGCTTTGACGCTCTGTCCttgtagaaaagaggaaagaacagtTCCAGAAGTTATTCATTCAAAACACATGTATTGAATTTATTGGACATCGACTATTCCCCAGGCACCTTCCTGGACACTGGATTAATGCATTAGAAGCTAGAGTCAGGATACCTGATTCCTTCTGATAGCTGTGTATCTTTGTGAAATCACTTACCCAGCTGAGCCAAAAATTTGTCCTGTGTAAATTGGAAGGTATAATAATACCATTGTCCCATAGgatttattgtgaagattaaaaaaaaaatcacctttgaTAACGTAGGTGAAAGCATTTTGTAAGCAGAGTATTATACAGATATGAATAATTACTATGGATTGAGTCCAAGACTGCCTTAGCTTTATTCAGGAAACTGCACTATTTGTAACCCAGTGATTACTCTTTCTGGAATTTTATGAATTCTCCATTTCCTTGGTCCTGTATTCCAGGTGTCTAGAGGCGAGAAGGATTAATTGTCAACTTAAACCACTGAACCTTaacctccagttttgttttgtgtagGATAGCTCCATGGACAGAGAAAGCGAGGTattgcctttaaatttttttgccaaCAACGGACATACTAGCCCTTTGGCTTCTTTCTGCCCTAAAATAAGATGGCACCTGTGGTTGGCGCATGCTCCTTGATGCCCTGACTCCGCGCACCGCGACTCGGGGGCGCGCACGTCAGTCACTGGCGTTGGCTGACTTCCGGTGGTACAGAAGCTGAGTTTCCGCGGGATCGGGCAGGCTGGTGAGGGTACTGGGTCGTGTACCGTGGGGCGGGAAGAGGCAGGTGGGAGCTGGACGTCCGGGCGAAGGATGTCCAGGCTAAGGCGGTCGGGTCTGAGGGCTGGTGCGGGGTGCGTGACAGAGGTAGGGGAGTGAAGGCGTGTAGCTGGGAGTGGGGAGTTGGGCCAGCGCTCGGCGGCGAGGTCAAAAGCGCAGTTAGGACCCCTTTGTGAAATCTTTTCCCAGGAGGGGTCCGCGCTGGGCCTGCCTCCGGATTTGCATTCATTTACTGTCGGTCTGACGGCAGTTCCCAAAGCGGGGGGAGCTCTTTAGAGCCTCTGCTGCCTTTGAAGTGCCGGAGCTGATCCCTGCACGCTGCTGACTTTGAATAGtagctgcctttcttttttttcttttttcctccttttttggaCCTCAGTAATTTATCTGAAATATAAGACTCGCCTGTACTAATCCCACtccctttcattctctctttccatTCCCTTATCAGCGAAATCTTCAGGTGTTTATTGAACTTTAATTATCAAGATAAGGACATTAGTTGATTTGGCATGGGTGGGGGAATCTCTCCTAGTGTCCTGGAGAAACTGAATTAAGGAGGTTTAAAACTAACCTTATAGTTGAGActcttaaaactttattttgcaGTCCTCTAGTCCACGCTTTCATCTAGTCCCCTGGTAGATGGGCGTTCAGGCCTTGCTTCAACATTGTCAGTGATGAAGAACTCACTGTAACAGGAGGGAGATTATTCTATTCTTGGACCTGTTGTATTGAGAATAAAGTTTTTTTGGGGTAGAAAGATGCAGTCAGTTTCCATATAATGCTCTTGATCCAAGATGCATAGAATAAGCACAGAATAGGAAGTTCACacactctttcattcattcattcgaggaacatttattgagtatctacaaTAGGGCAGATACTGCTGAGTACTAGGCGTACTAGCTGCAAAGAGTCCTTTCCCTCAAAAAGCACATTGTTTTGGGGCAGGATGGTGGGAAGGAGACAAGAAGCAATCATAAAAGTGGTAAGTATGAAAAAAGAGGTTTGCAAATAGCTGCTATGCGAACATAAGAGAAGATACCGTCCACTTTAGGTTAGTGTTGCCATTAAAGTATGATAATTGGAATTGAAGCCAAGAGTCCAGAAGTAACATAGAGAACAGTTAGGActctctttcttgttttcaaCACAAAATTTCTGTTAATATAGTCTAACCTTTTTAAACAACCACACTTTGCTTTTGGATTGTTTCTGTTAATGGAAATACCTGTTTATGAAAGcaacaatagcaaacatttattgatctAAGAAATTACTATCTAATGATGTAGgtgctatttttatttcattttatagctgaagaaactgagattcagtttAAGTAACTTatgcaaggtcacaaagctggAGAGAAGCTTGACTCCACAGTTTGCTTTCAGCATCACGTTATTTTGCCTCGCTGATTGTAATAATAACAACTAACACTAATCACTTactatttaattcttataacaactGCATGAGGTgagaacaattatttttttttacagttgaggaaaccaaagtttggagaggttaagtcactcaGCCAAGATAACACACTAATCAGTAATAGagttaggatttgaactcaggcagtctaACACTGTCTCTCACCTTCCACCTAATGGGACATTGTGCATTTGGTGTAAAGTACCGTGTTGATGATTGAACATGAATAAGTGAAAAGATTTGAGGAAATGTTATTATCATTAATTAATAGGAAGGTGATAAGAACTTGCCTTTATCCTTTCAGGATGGAACAGAAGTGGGACTTGCAAAATGTTGCCCTGTAAGAAGAGAAGAACTACATTGACAGAGTCCCCACAGCATCAGGGCAACCAGGAGGAAGATGACTTAGACCTAGAGTCAGCTGTTAAACCAGAATCTGACCAAGTTAAAGACTTGGGGTCAGTGTCAGTGTCCTGGGGTCCAAGTTATGGCAGAGCAGCTGGCCTTGAAGTGCAGTCTGTGCAGGATGCAGGAAGTCAGCTTGGTATGGAGGACCCATCTTTGAGCTCTGGGATGCTCACCCAGGACACAAATACACCAGTTGTAGAAGCTGTCGATGTGGCCATCTCTCAGGGAATCACCCTACCTTCCTTGGAGTCTTCCCAGCCCCTAAATATACACATTGGTAAAGGAAAACTCCAGGCCACTAGttcaaggagagggaagaaaattaCACTCAGGCCTGGGTCACTTGCTCAAGAAGACAGAGGTGATCATCTTATCGCAAAGGAGCCTTTTTCAGGAGATCCTAGTGAAGAATTCAAGGAAGAAGGAGGTAAGATATGGAAGGTCTTAGGTTACATTTTCCTTGTCAGTACCAGCTTGCCATTGCCTTTGCTGTTGTCATCGCACTCTCTGCAGTGCCTTTACAAAATAGCGTTTCTGAAAGAGGATGCTGATTTGCTATGGAATTGGAGCTGTGGTGCTTGTAAGGGTCAGCGTTGAACGTTATGAATGGGTGGAAACTTTCTTCTCCTCTGCCATTTCCTGGATCATCTTCTgtatccttttctttcctttctcttatctTTTCATCATTTCTGGAGGGATAAACTATGTATGGCCTTTTGTGATTTGGTGAGTATTTATGAAGTGGGCCTTGAGGAGGGGCAGTGGCTTAAAGGGAGAGACTGCTGCCTGCATCTACAGAGGTGACATAACCCTTAGGACTTGAAGGATGAGTTGTGATTTGATGGACTGGTGGCATGGAGTATCTTAGGCCAAGAACAGTCTGGGCAGAGgcagagaggcagaggcagaagaggTAGTGAGAGATATCTTCAGAGTGGTAGATTGTGTTTAGATTGTGAAGGGGTTTGTTTCTCACACTTAAGTGTTTCAACTTTTCCTGAAGGTTATAGCCAATAAACAAAAGAAGCAGAAGGCATAGTTCTGACCTCAGaaagcttacagtctagttggGAAGACAAGACACTGCTCCAAATGAATTATGGATAATTCATTTGGAGCAGTTTAAGATACTATGTGATTAAGTGCTAGTGTGGTACAAGTAATTAGGATTTTTGAAATCAGAACTTGGATTGATAGGATTGGACGGATTGGGGTGAAGGAGTGGAGGCAGAATAGCATTTTCTACAAACACGTAGAAGTGCTGTGTTTGTGTGGGAGGGTAGCAGGGCTTCAGATAGAAAGGATAGATCCAGATTACTATACAGAGCCATGCTGCTATGCCCTTGAGACTGTATAAATTATTGGTGTAGGATGTTGGCAGTAAGGATAGAGAAGAAAGGGTATATCTCAGAGACATTAcaaagaaagaattaatattacTCAGAGACTGATACCGTTTAAGATAACTGGACTTGGGGATGGTGAAGCATGCCTTCACGAGGAAGGTATTTGAGGGGGTTGAAATGAGTTCAGCTTTAGATATATGGAGTGTGAGGTGCCatcaaggaaaaatagaaaattgagaTTGGAGTGTTCTCAATCTCAGTTGGTAAGAGGTAGGACTAGAAAAGTGTTAATTGTGGTTCTTCTTCATGGAAAGGAGCATGGAAGAAGATGACAGAGTAGGGAAAA
This sequence is a window from Globicephala melas chromosome 1, mGloMel1.2, whole genome shotgun sequence. Protein-coding genes within it:
- the SYT11 gene encoding synaptotagmin-11 isoform X2; amino-acid sequence: MAEITNIRPSFDVSPVVAGLIGASVLVVCVSVTVFVWTCCHQQAEKKHKNPPYKFIHMLKGISIYPETLSNKKKIIKVRRDKDGPAREGGRGNMLVDAAEAGLLGQDKGPSSGSCIDQLPIKVDYGEELRSPIASLTPGESKTTSPSSPEEDVMLGSLTFSVDYNFPKKALVVTIQEAHGLPVMDDQTQGSDPYIKMTILPDKRHRVKTRVLRKTLDPVFDETFTFYGIPYSQLQDLVLHFLVLSFDRFSRDDVIGEVMVPLAGVDPSTGKVQLTRDIIKRNIQCISRGELQVSLSYQPVAQRMTVVVLKARHLPKMDITGLSGNPYVKVNVYYGRKRIAKKKTHVKKCTLNPVFNESFIYDIPTDLLPDISIEFLVIDFDRTTKNEVVGRLILGAHSVTVSGAEHWREVCESPRKPVAKWHSLSEY
- the SYT11 gene encoding synaptotagmin-11 isoform X3, whose product is MAEITNIRPSFDVSPVVAGLIGASVLVVCVSVTVFVWTCCHQQAEKKHKNPPYKFIHMLKGISIYPETLSNKKKIIKVRRDKDGPAREGGRGNMLVDAAEAGLLGQDKGPSSGSCIDQLPIKVDYGEELRSPIASLTPGESKTTSPSSPEEDVMLGSLTFSVDYNFPKKALVVTIQEAHGLPVMDDQTQGSDPYIKMTILPDKRHRVKTRVLRKTLDPVFDETFTFYGIPYSQLQDLVLHFLVLSFDRFSRDDVIGEVMVPLAGVDPSTGKVQLTRDIIKRNIQKCISRGELQVSLSYQPVAQRMTVVVLKARHLPKMDITGLSDPYVKVNVYYGRKRIAKKKTHVKKCTLNPVFNESFIYDIPTDLLPDISIEFLVIDFDRTTKNEVVGRLILGAHSVTVSGAEHWREVCESPRKPVAKWHSLSEY